A stretch of DNA from Cyanobacteriota bacterium:
CACTTCAAGTACTTATTTCCAGCAACTCGCTGAAGAAATTAATCAACATGTTTTAGAGCAAATCAATACTTGGAAACCAAAATATCCAGGAGTAGAAAAACTCAAGATCGCAGTGATGGGTTGCATAGTTAATGGACCTGGTGAATCCAAGTACGCTGATATTGGAATCTCACTTCCTGGTGACAATGAAGATCCAGTTGCTCCTGTTTATATAGATGGCAAGCTAGCTGTGACTTTGCGCGGTGATAATATCAGTAATGAGTTTAAAGAGATTTTGGAAAACTATATTTGTACATCGTTTAGGATAACTAAAGAAGCTGCTGTAAGGTGATGCAAACAGGCGAAGCCGAAACTTAGTTTGTCACTTTGCTCTGTGTCATCTCTATAACAGCATTAACACACTGACTAATCCCTTGCTCAAGTTCAGAGATGCTCGAACTACCATGCATATAAGCTGGGCTACAAGCGATAAGGTTTGCATCATCCTTTATAAAAGATGTTGTCAGGCAGCTTTGAGATTTAACTCCAATGCTCTCTAAGACTTTGTTTGTACCCTCGTCAGTACCAAGAGTCAAAACAATTTCAGATCTTCTTTGCGAATCAGCCTTGTCTTCATTTGCCGAACACATGCTTTGCATGGTTCCGACCTCTTTTGTGTCGACATCACTAGCAAAACTTTGTTTTGCAGGATGTCTATTGGGGTTCTTCTCAGCAAGCGCAAGAGCAATCAAGGCAGGAGAAACACAAATAGCACCAATAGGTTTGCGAGCGTCATAAGCCTCTTGAATAATACGTTTGGCGTCAGGGTCAATACTGGCGTCAGCTCCATCAAGAGCAAAACTACAAAGATTTTTGGCAACTCCAAAGCCACCGGGGAAGATCACAGCGTCATAATCCTTCATTGTTATTTGACTTAAGTCAAAAATTTTGCCTCTGGAGATTCGTGCTGATTCAATCATGACATTGCGCTCTTCGGGCATTTCGGTGTCATCAATAAAATTGAGCACGTGATGTTGTTTTTTGTTTGGAGCTGCACAATAATATTTGGCACCTGCTTTATCTATGGCAAGCAAAGTCAAAACTGACTCGTGAATCTCAGCTCCATCTTTAGCGCCGCAGCCGGCTAATACTACTAGGATTTTTTTGCTCATGTTGATATTGTAGCAATCAGCGAACGACAGTGAGCATAAAAGGGTATAAAACAAACAGATGACCCTCTTGCAACAACAACTAATCGCATCCTTCATCTTTGGTGGTGGCTTAGTAGCCTTGCAAGCATACGCAGCAGAAAAAGTACCCAAGCAAATCTCTGGAATCGTTTTAGCTTTGCCGTCAACTATAGTGGTCAACTTTTATTTCTTAGGAATTATTCTTGAACCTAGTGAGTTTCATAAGATATTGCCGGTGGTTCCAGCACCGCTTGCCTTTTCTTTGATTTTTATTACTGCTTATATTTACATTGCCAAGTGGATTTATCTCTTGGCTTTTTCAAAACCGGTGAGCTGGTGGGAATTGCTCAAACAAACTTTTATTAAGCCCAAGCTAAGCAAAGTCCAAAAAATATTGCTCATTACAATCTCCGCTATTTTAGCTTCGTCAATCTGGCTCTTACTGAGCCTCCCATTGGCTATCTCAGAATTTAGCAACCTCACTTTGTCTCTAGTTATTTTTGTAATTGTTGCATTGATTAATCACATATTAATTAACCGTGCTTGCAAAAAATATTCAACTAGCAAAGCAATAAAATATAAACCAATACAACAAATTGCTCGAGCTTGTTTTGCTGGCTTGATGGTTGCCACGACAGTATATTTCGGGACAACACTCGGTCCCTTTTGGGCAGGTGTAATTGCGATGTTTCCTGCTGCTTTCCTAGCGTCAATTACCATCATTCATTATTACCATGACCATGAAGCACTGTTTGGGTTTTTCAAAAGCACACCATTGGGGATTTCAAGTCTGGTAATTTATGCCATTGTTGCTGATTATAGTTTTGCTGCATGGGGACCGGCACTTGGGACGGCGATTGCGATTTTGATTAGTTTTGTTTATTCATTGATATTGAGTAGATTTGCAAAGGCTTAAAATTAAATAACACCACAATGTCGCAAGATAAATCCCGTTATCCAGGGCTTGAAATAGTGAACAATAGTAATGTAAGGATAAACAAAGGAGGCAAGATATGGACTTCAGTAAATTCACTAAGAACTGCCAAACGGCTGTAATGAATACTCAAGAACTCATCAAGAGTTTGGATCATGCTACTGTGGAACCTGAGCATTTGTTTGCTTCGATTTGTCTCTTGGATGATATTAAGAATTCGATTTTTTACAAGATTTTTGAAAACAACAAAGTAGATATTCATCAATTCAATGATAAAATACGAGCCTATTTGAAATCTCAACCTAAGGCAAGTCCGCTTGCTGTTCCCAATCAAGGACTTGCAAATACTGCTGAGACTCAAGCGCTTTTTGATAAAGCCTTGGCAACGACTCAATCTATGCAAGACGATTATGTCTCGCTTGAACATATTTTAATAGCAGCGTTTGATATCAAGGGTGAGCTGCCTAAGATACTACAGAGTTTTGGTTTAAACCAAGACAAAGTACG
This window harbors:
- the elbB gene encoding isoprenoid biosynthesis glyoxalase ElbB, with the translated sequence MSKKILVVLAGCGAKDGAEIHESVLTLLAIDKAGAKYYCAAPNKKQHHVLNFIDDTEMPEERNVMIESARISRGKIFDLSQITMKDYDAVIFPGGFGVAKNLCSFALDGADASIDPDAKRIIQEAYDARKPIGAICVSPALIALALAEKNPNRHPAKQSFASDVDTKEVGTMQSMCSANEDKADSQRRSEIVLTLGTDEGTNKVLESIGVKSQSCLTTSFIKDDANLIACSPAYMHGSSSISELEQGISQCVNAVIEMTQSKVTN